The Pontiella desulfatans sequence GAATGGAGGCGAGAAACACGGTGATACTCAACGCAGGGAAGAGGAAAAAGCTGAACCCGATATAGGCCAGCCAGGCTCCCAACAGAATGGCTTGGCTTTTCTTCATGCCGCCAGGGTCCTTTCGGGGTGCGGGGCTTCGAAGACGAGGCTCTCGGTTTTGGGGCTGGTGTGCATGATTTCCATGGTGCCTTGGATCTGAAGGAGGCGATAGTCAATAAGCCGCCCTTGTGTTGAATCCGCCATCTGCCGCGCAATCGACGTTCCATTGTAGCTGATTGAAAGGGTAATGGAGGATGGGGTGGTGTCAATGCCGATGTAGATGGTCTTGCTTTGCGTCTGGTTGAGTATGAGGAGCAGGGCGTCTTGGCAAATCCGGAAACACTGCAATGCGGTCTCGTGGGAGACCTCGGGTTCGCAGAAGGATGCAACCGTGATGCGGACTCCCCTCAAATCCTCGAAACCTGCCGCCAGTTCGCGCAGGGCGGGAAGCAGACCGACCTCCGGGATCTGAACGGGGAAGAGGGAGCGGGCCGCCCGGCGGACGAGGTTGTGGGTTGTTTGGGCCCGGTTGCTCAGGGCCCGCGCCATTTCGGCACATGGGCAGTGTTCCGAGCAGAGTTGTTCGGCGAGGGATGCAACATAGAGCTGGATGCCGGTGAGTTGCTGGCCAATCCCGTCGTGGAGCTCCTGCCCAACCAGGGTCCGCATGCTTTCCGAGTGTTCCAGGAGTTTCCGCGCAACGGCCGATAGCTCCAGGTTTCTTTTGCTGACGGTTTGGTCGAGGCGCTCATTGGCCTCTTTGAAGGCTTCCAGGTTTTGCCTAAGGGTTCCGATGAATAGGACGGCAACGATATATATGGCGACTCCCGGCAGTTTGGCCATGGGATAGCGGGCGAGGTCGGCATGGATTCCGCTCAAGAGGAGGGCGTTGAAGAAGAGGGCGGGGATAATCAGCAGGAGCCCGCGCGTGCGTCCATAGAGCCATGCGCCGGTTCCCAGGAGCGGTATGGTTGGTATGAACGTGTTCTCGTGCCAGACCGGGAACATCGTGAAGGAAAAGGCAAAGAAGAAAAGCCATGCCAGGCAATAGGGCAGGGTTGTTGAACTCATGCGGCCATCCCCCCCGGCGTTTTGGGAATTGCGATATTCAGCGTTTGGATCTGGTTGTCGCCGGTTAGGATTTCGATGGAGCCATTCACCTGCATCAGCCGGTAGTTGATCAACCGGGCTTCGTTCGAGCCGTCCCGGATGGCCGCGGCGGGGTTTCCATCGTGCTCGACCGAGAGTTGGAGTGCGGAGGGGAGCACCGAGACCCCGATGCCGATCCGCTGGGCGTGGGACCGGTCGATGACGAGCAACGCGGTTTCCTGGCAGATGCGGAAGAGTTGAAGGGCCGTGGCCGGGGGGATCGAGCTGATGTCGCCTTGGGTATTGATGCCCACTTCAATATTCTTGATAACGCGCAGGCAGGAGGCCAGCTCGTCGAGGGCCGGGCGGAGGCCGACTTCCCGGATCTGCATCGGGTATAGAGTACGGCAGGCATGGCGGATCTTGTTGTGGACGATTCGTGAGCGGGTGGTGAGTGAATAGGCCAGCGATGCGCCGACGTTTTGTTCCGCGGCCAAGCGGTCCGCCAGCGAGGTGGCGTAGAGCTGGATGCCCGTGAGCTGCTGCCCAATGCCGTCGTGCAGCTCCTGTCCGCGGGAGATTCTGAGGGTTTCCAGGTGTTCGATCAGTTTTTGGGTGAGGTTGTCTAGTTCCCGGGTGCGTTCCAGGACGGCAAGGTCGAGCCGGGTGTTGACCGCGCGGATGGACTCCAGGCTATCCTTGAGCGTCCCGACGAGGGCGATCGCGGAGAGGTGGATGACCGTACCGATGACTCGGTCGGTGTAATAGATGTATTCATCCGCAAAATATTCGAACAAGGCGATTTGGTGAATGAGCATGGGCAGCAAAAGCCACAGGCCGGTCGACCGGCCGAAAAGCCAGCTTCCAACCCCCGTGAATAGGATGGCAGGGAAGCCCACGTTGCTGTTGAAGCGGGGAAACAGTACGAACGTTGCCACGGCGTAGAGGGCCCAGGCGACGATGAAGAGGATCGTTCGTGCCTTCATCCCGCGGTCTCTTCCAGGGTTTTGGGGATCGAAACCTTCAGGGATTCGAGCCGTTCGCCTTCGCGCCGGGATTCCATGCTTCCATGGATCTGTGCCACCCGGTAGTCGATCAACCTCGCTTCCGTCGAGTTGGCCAGTGTGTCGGCGGTAGGAATTCCGTCGTGCACGACCGCGAGTTCGAACGAGGAGGGGAACGATGCAACCTTGATGCTGATCCGTTTTGCGCGGGATCGGCTGATCACCAGCAAGGCGGTTTCCTGGCAAATCCGGTAGAGCTGGAGGGCGGTTGAGGCAGGGACGGAGTCCACGTCGCCTACGGTTTCGGCCGACGCCTCGACGTTTTGATTGAGCCGTAGGCAGGAGGCCAGCTCATCGAGTGCCGGGCGGAGTCCAACTTTCCGGATCTGCATCGGGTAGACGGTGCGGCTGGCATGGCGGATCTTGTTGTGGATGATCCTGGAGCGGGTGGTGAGCGAATAGGCCAGCGATGCGCCGCCGTTTTGTTCTGCGGCCAGCTGGTCGGCCAGCGAGGTGGCGTAGAGCTGGATGCCCGTGAGCTGCTGCCCAATGCCATCGTGCAGTTCCTGTCCCCGGGAGATGCGGGCCGTTTCCAAGTGCTCGATGATTCTCTGGGTTAGGCGGCCGAGCTCCTCGGTACGCACCAGAACGGCTTTGTCCAGCCGTTCATTGGCCTCCTTGATGCCGTCGAGGTTGTTGCGTAGCGTCCCGCTTAAGCCCACCAGCGTGATGTAGAGAAAAGGCCCCACCGCGCGTTCTTCGAAATGGGCATAGTCGGCGGCGAAGGTTTGGTAGAGCAGGAATTGATGGGCGAGGGCCACAAAGCCGATGCAAAAGCCAACCGTCCGGCCAAACAACCAGCCCCCTAGCCCCAGCAGGATTACCGAGGGAATCAAAACGTTGGTATTTAGGTATGGAAATAGGCCGAACGTAAAAACAATGTACGCTATCCAGGCGATGGTATAGAGAATGGTTGTCCGATGGCGCATTCGACTGCCGCAATTCCTCATTTTTTGCCGCTCACTTTATTACGCTTAGTTCCATATGGGAAGAATTTCGTCGGACTTCCGCTAATAAGACGAAATTCCAATTGCGGCAGGCAGGGCGTTTTCGTAAGGTGCGCGAATCATGAATAAAACTCCGCTGCACACGCAGCATCAAGAGCTTGGCGCACGCATGGGCGAATTTGGCGGTTGGGATATGCCGATCCAATATGCGGGCATTCTCGATGAACACACCCAGACCCGCACAAAGGCTTCCGTTTTCGATATTTGCCACATGGGCGAGTTCGAACTCCGCGGCCCAACCGCCCAGGCGGATCTCGAAAACCTGCTCACCTGCAACATCCGCTCGCTGGCCGTCGGGCAGGTGCGCTACGGCTTCATGCTCGACGACGATGGCGGAACCATCGACGACCTCACCGTCTACCGCATGGATGCCGACCGCTACATGCTCGTCGTCAATGCCGGCACCGCCGAAAAGGATGCCGCCTGGATTAAAAGCCGCATTTGCGAAACCACCTCCTTTTCCGACCTCTCGGCCGCCCTCGCCAAACTCGATGTGCAGGGGCCGAAATCCCGCGATGTGCTTGAAGATGTGCTCGGATGCCCGTTGCCCGACCTCGGCTATTTCCGGTTCAACGAACTCGAGTCCTGCATCCTCAGCCGCACCGGCTACACCGGCGAATGGGGCTATGAAATCTACCTGCCCAACGCCGCCGCCGGCCCCTTGTGGGAAAAGCTGGTTGCCCACGGCCTTTGCGAACCCGGCGGCCTGGGCGCGCGCGACACGCTCCGCCTCGAAATGGGCTATTCCCTTTACGGCCACGAACTCTCCGCCGCCCGCTCCCCCGCCGTCACCTCGCGCGGAATGTTCATCGACATGGAGAAGGATTTCATCGGCAAGCAAAACGTCGCCGCCGACCTCGACGATCCCGAAGTCCTGCTGGTCGGGCTCAAATTCGATTCCAAACGCGCGGCCCGGGAGCACGACAAGATCTACTACGAAGACATCGAAATCGGCGAGGTCACCAGCGGCTCCGTTGCCCCCAGCCTCGGTGTTGCCGTCGCCATGGCCTTCGTCGAACCCGAATTCGCGGATTATGGCCGCACCCTCGAAGTCCAGATCCGCAACAAGCGCTTCCCCGCCGAAGTCGTCGATCTCCCGTTCTATAAAGAAGGAACAGCAAGAAAGTTGAACCACTAGTCTGCACTAATTTGCACTAATCGCATTCCTGCGGGAATTAGTGGGGATTAGTGTTAATTAGTGGTTGGAAAAGGTAGCTGAGAAATGAAAAAGACACCGTTTTGCGCAACGAGCGAGCAGGATCAGGACGCGATGTTCCAGGCACTGGGCATTGCCGACTTCGATGAGCTTTTCGCCGCGATCCCCGACCACCTGCGCTCCGCCGAGCTGGATATCCCCGAAGGCCTCTCCGAAATGGAGATGATGCAGCATATCCGCAAGATCGCCCGCAAAAACTCCACCAACCTCGTCAACTTTTGCGGTGCCGGCTTCTACGACCACTACATTCCGGCGGCGGTCAACGCCCTCTCCAGCCGCGGCGAATTCTACACCGCCTATACCCCCTACCAGCCCGAGGCCTCCCAAGGCACCTTGCAGGCCGCGTTCGAATACCAGACCGCCATCTGCCGCCTCACCGACATGGAGGTCGCCAATGCTTCGCTGTTCGATGGCGGCACCGCGCTGATCGAAGGCATCATGATGGCCCTGCGCCAAACCCAGCGCAACAAGGTGCTCGTCGACGAAGGCGTCAGCCCCATCTACCGCAAGATGCTCCGCTGCTACACCCAGAACCTGTCGGTCGACTACCAGGAGATCCCGCTCTCCAAAAACGGCGTCGCCGACCGCGCGGCGCACATCGGCGCGCTCGACGATTCCGTCGGCGCCGTCGTCCTGCAAAACCCCAACTTTTTCGGCTGCCTCGACAACCTCGCCGAGCTCATCGAAAAGATCCACGAAGTCAAGGCGCTGGCCATCATGTCGGTTTATCCGGTCGCGCTTTCGCACGTCGAAACACCCGGCGCCATGGGCGCCGACATCGTGACCGGGGAAGGGCAAAGCCTTGGCCTGCCGCTCAACTTCGGCGGCCCCTACCTCGGTTTCATGGCCACCAAAAAGAAATATGTGCGCAAGATGCCCGGCCGCATCGTCGGCGAAACCGAGGATGCCCAAGGGCG is a genomic window containing:
- a CDS encoding sensor histidine kinase, translating into MSSTTLPYCLAWLFFFAFSFTMFPVWHENTFIPTIPLLGTGAWLYGRTRGLLLIIPALFFNALLLSGIHADLARYPMAKLPGVAIYIVAVLFIGTLRQNLEAFKEANERLDQTVSKRNLELSAVARKLLEHSESMRTLVGQELHDGIGQQLTGIQLYVASLAEQLCSEHCPCAEMARALSNRAQTTHNLVRRAARSLFPVQIPEVGLLPALRELAAGFEDLRGVRITVASFCEPEVSHETALQCFRICQDALLLILNQTQSKTIYIGIDTTPSSITLSISYNGTSIARQMADSTQGRLIDYRLLQIQGTMEIMHTSPKTESLVFEAPHPERTLAA
- a CDS encoding sensor histidine kinase gives rise to the protein MKARTILFIVAWALYAVATFVLFPRFNSNVGFPAILFTGVGSWLFGRSTGLWLLLPMLIHQIALFEYFADEYIYYTDRVIGTVIHLSAIALVGTLKDSLESIRAVNTRLDLAVLERTRELDNLTQKLIEHLETLRISRGQELHDGIGQQLTGIQLYATSLADRLAAEQNVGASLAYSLTTRSRIVHNKIRHACRTLYPMQIREVGLRPALDELASCLRVIKNIEVGINTQGDISSIPPATALQLFRICQETALLVIDRSHAQRIGIGVSVLPSALQLSVEHDGNPAAAIRDGSNEARLINYRLMQVNGSIEILTGDNQIQTLNIAIPKTPGGMAA
- a CDS encoding sensor histidine kinase, producing MRHRTTILYTIAWIAYIVFTFGLFPYLNTNVLIPSVILLGLGGWLFGRTVGFCIGFVALAHQFLLYQTFAADYAHFEERAVGPFLYITLVGLSGTLRNNLDGIKEANERLDKAVLVRTEELGRLTQRIIEHLETARISRGQELHDGIGQQLTGIQLYATSLADQLAAEQNGGASLAYSLTTRSRIIHNKIRHASRTVYPMQIRKVGLRPALDELASCLRLNQNVEASAETVGDVDSVPASTALQLYRICQETALLVISRSRAKRISIKVASFPSSFELAVVHDGIPTADTLANSTEARLIDYRVAQIHGSMESRREGERLESLKVSIPKTLEETAG
- the gcvT gene encoding glycine cleavage system aminomethyltransferase GcvT, with protein sequence MNKTPLHTQHQELGARMGEFGGWDMPIQYAGILDEHTQTRTKASVFDICHMGEFELRGPTAQADLENLLTCNIRSLAVGQVRYGFMLDDDGGTIDDLTVYRMDADRYMLVVNAGTAEKDAAWIKSRICETTSFSDLSAALAKLDVQGPKSRDVLEDVLGCPLPDLGYFRFNELESCILSRTGYTGEWGYEIYLPNAAAGPLWEKLVAHGLCEPGGLGARDTLRLEMGYSLYGHELSAARSPAVTSRGMFIDMEKDFIGKQNVAADLDDPEVLLVGLKFDSKRAAREHDKIYYEDIEIGEVTSGSVAPSLGVAVAMAFVEPEFADYGRTLEVQIRNKRFPAEVVDLPFYKEGTARKLNH
- the gcvPA gene encoding aminomethyl-transferring glycine dehydrogenase subunit GcvPA, translating into MKKTPFCATSEQDQDAMFQALGIADFDELFAAIPDHLRSAELDIPEGLSEMEMMQHIRKIARKNSTNLVNFCGAGFYDHYIPAAVNALSSRGEFYTAYTPYQPEASQGTLQAAFEYQTAICRLTDMEVANASLFDGGTALIEGIMMALRQTQRNKVLVDEGVSPIYRKMLRCYTQNLSVDYQEIPLSKNGVADRAAHIGALDDSVGAVVLQNPNFFGCLDNLAELIEKIHEVKALAIMSVYPVALSHVETPGAMGADIVTGEGQSLGLPLNFGGPYLGFMATKKKYVRKMPGRIVGETEDAQGRRGYVLTLQAREQHIRREKATSNICSNVQLCALRAIIYLSLVGREGFLEVGRECMDRASYAYHKLTAIKGVEPAFNRRFFNEFAVRLPKDASEVVSALVDQGIAAGFPVGRYYKGMENVLLLAFTEKRTKEEIDILVAKLESALS